The following are encoded together in the Theropithecus gelada isolate Dixy unplaced genomic scaffold, Tgel_1.0 HiC_scaffold_2276, whole genome shotgun sequence genome:
- the OVOL3 gene encoding putative transcription factor ovo-like protein 3, with the protein MLTRHLKCHSPVRRHLCRCCGKGFHDAFDLKRHMRTHTGIRPFRCSACGKAFTQRCSLEAHLAKVHGQPASYAYRERREKLHVCEDCGFTSSRPDTYAQHRALHRAA; encoded by the exons ATGCTGACAAGGCACCTCAAGTGCCACAGCCCTGTGCGCCGCCACCTGTGCCGCTGTTGTGGCAAGGGCTTTCATGACGCCTTCGATCTCAAGCGCCACATGAGGACTCACACTG GGATCCGGCCCTTCCGCTGTAGTGCTTGCGGGAAAGCGTTTACGCAGCGCTGCTCCCTGGAAGCTCACCTTGCTAAGGTGCACGGGCAGCCGGCCAGCTACGCTTACCGCGAGCGTCGCGAGAAGCTGCACGTGTGCGAGGACTGCGGCTTCACCAGCTCCCGGCCGGACACCTACGCACAGCACCGCGCCCTGCACCGCGCAGCCTGA